AATGGTAGCAGGatttcggacttttgccatcgttatttgCCATAGTGTTACaccttttgtaacgtataacgatggaATAATTCCGAACTTATCAACTTCATTCTCCATTTACTCAGCTTACATCCAGTTGTCCCAAGTgcgaccacaagaaccaccaaccgtcactcccgcctaGTTCGCAGCAGAAAGGACCTTAACTCAGAccaaagcgatcgcgcttgtcaataATTCTAATATTATCACAATCTACTTGCAGAAACggtgaaaaatttacattatataaggCTGTTCAACGAATTGGAATttataataaagatgcacccctcCGAGTTCTAAgagcactaatatcagacatataAGAAAAACGTTTTGAGCCAAACAACTTGGACCACTATTATGGATTATAGCGTGCAACATACTAAGTAAAAGAAGATCTCTAAgctaagttctttggattttaatacgattaattgctcaaaataaggagataatGATCGTCACGGCTTAATTTGATAATGAACTGAAAGCAATAATTCAGTGTACgctaaattttattagaaagCTAGAAGACAAAACTAGAGTCTTCACCATCATCACTCTTACATCCAAGGACAAGTATTGAGCAAACCGCTTGAGACCATATATACAAATAAGAGTTAGTGATGAGCAAGAGTTTTTGTACCGGCAAGTACTTTATCTGTAACTGTAAACCATTTCTTATGTTTGACTTATCTATAACAAATTTGGAAGAATTTCAGTCAacattttggaattattttttatttaggggAGGAAAAGCTAGGGTGggataaatatgatttatatcgATTAGAAGGTATTCGGGGTTATAGGAATGTTTGCTTTAAAACTCGGAGTTGTCGAAAAGTTCCTTTTTCAACCATGCGGATTATTTTCGGTGCTATCGGACGACTTAATTTTCGGAGCTATCGGACTAATGCAGGTTTCGCACCTGGTGGGTTCGGTCCTATAGGACCTACCCTTAAAATACGATACAGCTGAAACATATGTTGTATTACATTCAGCTCTTACAAAAGTCTTTTTTCGACCCTGGCGGTTATTTTCGGTGGTATCGGACGATTTCATTTTCGGAGTTACCGAACTAAGCAGATTTCGTACCTGGCGGATTAGGTCCTATCGGACCCACTCTTAAAATCGATACAGCTTAACCATATGTTGTATTACATTCATGAAATTGTGACCTATTCCCTTATTTAATAACGCTCTTTGACATTAATAGTCTGTTTTGAGAGTTTTTCAGTTAGATTATTGGAAAACTAAGagcaaaatattcattattatacaaaattcacaTACTGCATGGTAgaattcaaatactttttttgatACGTTGATTTAAATCTTTGGGGAAAGAATGGGCGCTGTCGTAAACTACTTTATTTATAAGCAGccaatattatattcaataacaatccTCGTACAACAACACGTTCCAGAGTTATGTAGAATTACAACAACCACAATGCACCCTCAGCAGTTTATCACATATAGAACTGATTCAATGACACAGCCGTTGTAATTGCGAGCAATCAATTCCCCCCAGCATTGTTAGCTGCTGTTTTACTGGAGGCTGTTATTTGTGTCCAGGCTAATTTCTGCTGTCCAGACCCATTTTTCACTTCAATCACTGAGCAATTCATTTATATTCGGTGTATAAATTATTGGTGTATTTTTAGTAGTCCTCTTGCCGATCCAGCGTTTTATCACGAacaaattgttcaatatttattgaaagctTATTACTTAACAGcagtaataaaaatcattttattgcaGTAAGACAGTTGTACAATGTATTGCTAGCGtcattatgatataaatataaaaataaacaatttctgttCCATTCATTGATACATGATGCTATTATCGGATTCTGATTTTTCTTAGAATTCCAACTGTCTAAGCGGCGCTTCAGAAACTCAACAAAATAAAACCCACCTGACACCAAAAGGCATTTTAAACAAGCTTTAAATTGTGTGAAATTTTGAGTGTTTTTAAGCATTTCAGAAAGCCCGTTGATGAGCTTGACACCGAATTTTTTGGGGAGCTGAGCAAAAAGCAGGTGTTCTGTGTTGTAACCAACAGTTGCTTGTATACCTTTTCTAGTAATCGTTAAATCACCAATTTCCTCACCAAAGTACACTTTAAAGCAGTGGAGATTCACTACGAGAATATAGAGGCTTGGTAAAGTCAGCAACCCGAGCTCCTTGAAGGCATCTCTGCAAGACTCTCTAAAATTGGCTTTCTTTTGAAGTCTAAATACTCtccataatttttgttaattacttctcCAAAGGCTAATTTCATACGAAAAATGAGAGTAAATAAAGCCAAAAATAAGCAATTAGACAGTTTAAGTGTAGTAAAACAAACATAGAATCCTTTATTTCCGTTGTACGCCATCTTAACAGAAATAAACGGAACAAGGGACCTCCTAAGGACCTGACAGAAATGAACGCCCTCGtggaattttttttatgaaagaatgtctggaaaatcctgtttccttcacaatccttcaatcgtagaaacaaacttcaaacgaTGATTTCAGAATTACTCTTCGCTACTGTAATATCCTATTGAAAGTTCGAAGAGGTAGTTTTGAACTAATAAAGCTGTAGTAATATTATGGAGCATACAAAATCATCCTCCTGCTGAGGCAGTGACTTATGCAGGATTTGattttttgggggggaggggGTCCAAATTCGTAAAGTCCTGTAGGCGATGAGAGTTGATCGACATGGTCTTATTCTAATACTTTCTATTAAATGTGAGTGgaaaaattttgatgaaaacttcaaaaaaataaatagatttaatatttaagatattttattcctACCAAAATTTGCTTTCTCTTTATTTACTTAGAAACTTATTTCCTCCATCTACAACAAGGTAGATtaggccacaccacgtgtcacataaTAGGTTTTGATTTTGATGAGATTTCATGCACAATTTGAAATCTATATCTTATTTCATGTTACGTGTTTTTACTATATTACATGTTGAAATCCCTTGAGAGAGTGTACtgggtttgtttttaaatttattaagtctgttattttctcgttatTCTATCACGGTTTAACCAGAAGAGCAATGTAAACATggtcgctaacgctcagccatgcaccatcatcgaatttaaaaaattaactttaaagcaaaaattacatgtttgtaGGTAAGTTCGCTCGCGAGATATAGTGTGGCTAGAAAGAAAGGAAGATAGacaagagataaaatattttccagccccttcgctaacgttcagccagtAATATGACCGGTAACGTGAACTGTCATATTGTATATGCATAATATTATATGAGTATCTTTCAAAATATACCCGAATCGAGTGTAAAAATGATGGTAGATTTAAATTGATTCCTACTTTCATTTCTACGAATTGATATGTTGCTCAGAaccattttatcttttaaataaaaataaatcaattttagatAAGTCTCTAATAACCTGCTGGACTAATTCGGggtagttcttttttaatatttgttaaaaccgAGGTAGGATTTTACGTGGAGAAAAATGAGGAAAGTTTCCCAGAATATAAACATAGCATTCTCAAAATaggcaaaaacatttatttatatttaaattttagaaaatatatatacagtgctTGAACTTGTAATGTACACGAACTTGATGTCTAACTCTGACTTAAGTTAGCAGCAGTGAGTAGTTAAAACCATCTGTTGTAATGGAAATGCTGTTTAAACTCTGTTATAAAACGCGCTTTAATGAATGTTTGGACAAAAAGTACACGAAACtcatggcactggaaatatcttaaaccgaAGTAAATAACAGATAGTGAGCGCTTTTTAACCGAAGCTTTCCAAGgcctttttatttacatatgttcTTCATCTGGGCATTAGAGCaaacaaactcaactgtggcatcAGAAATGTAATTACTTCAAACCAGAAATGTATGCTTTCAACAGTCGTAAAACCTGAAATACGAACcagtaaatataatatgtaactttcaattttcttaattatattatgtCCTAAATGCTTGTACTTAGATGGCCACGtcctttgattttaaaaattgcaagcgaagccgcgggaaactgctagtaattcaataaaataggatTCCAAATCAATAATGACACACAAATTTGAACTATGATTATTATCTAACCATTAAATAAAACGCGAGAAGTCCAGCTGGTAAAACGGATCATTGTTTTGTCTCAATCTACGGATAAATGGAAGTAACTATTCTAAACTTATCACTCCTAAATTTGTATATTGCTcttattttaaatcttgaaagtaaaattttactcaccttactatgtaatttaatataacgatttacataatatttatttatattaacaagaTTTATACTAACATCGCTGAGTTTGAATTTACAGCTCATTCCATTCTCGAGAGGTCCAGCGAACAAATAACCAGACAGACAATCGtataaaaaagaagtttgtaGAAAAATGAGGCATCATACCGCTCATTCTTGTAGAAAGGAAgtttaatcctaaatttaaaatgttatatcttacTCCACGTATCTTGtaacatgatacatttacatttaggTTCATTAAATCGGATTTCATAtcaatgtttcaataataaaagtttacacacttatgattgtaaaaaatattatgttaaatgatattttatgtgtGAGGTAGTTGGGCTACATATCTTAAAATATCATATTGGgtattttgagttttttacaaatttatttattctgctttttttgttgccattatggttacccataagaccacgtaaaatattcactaacactcagacaaatcccatgaagtgccatacaccatcatcgaactcgttgccctcatatagaaattaagtttcatgcacaatttcaaatctataggtcaatttgctttcgaaatatcgtgcggacagtcggacagaagtaaatattttcagCTCCAttaataataggcttcgctaaagctcagccaattgtTAGTTatgtgtttgtaattattttttaataattattttgttattataggtGTACCCTTTTCAAAAGAGTTTATTTTTCTCAGACGGATTGGGGAGGGGCTCGACACTttagaacccccccccccctgaatAAAGCACTGTATGAATGCGATGTCCACACAATCTGTGACTAGAGTTGTAAAATTAAGTACCATTAGCTTTGTCAAGGCGCGGCGTTTGTTACGTTGTGTCTTCCGCATTGTAGCCATACCGTATGAATGTATACATATGTCTTGTTATTAATGGTAATGtataaataccataaataattaTGGTAAATTGTGCAATATATTTGTTTGAACAGCTCAAATAATGTGCCAACTGTTATACATAGGAAGTATAACTGTTTAGTACAACTGATATTAGTTACGTTGAATAGCAGAAGTTGTTGGATGCCGCAGGGATCTATCTTGTGAGGAGGATGTACagactaaatttaaatattttctaaagttaTATATCTTATCTTAATTTATCATgtattgttcaaatatttatactttgTGAAGTCCAAACATAAAACTGCTAAGCATAATATTATTGGTTAATCATAATATTACGCTAAGAAATATTCCATAATAACTAAAGTCAAAACAACAAATACACAAAGAATATCTCAGATGATAATAAAGATTTGTTTACTTATATGTAAACTGCAGAAAATGCAATAAACTTAAATCAGGGGTTATGTCAGCTGACTGATTATGCACAAGTTATTATTAAATCAGCTGACTGTAAATAATAGTCTAATAATAAGTTGTCTCAACCACACTGAATGCTCACTAAATGTGTGGTGGATTCGAAGTCTCGAATAATTATCACTAAATAAATATTCAGGGAGAGTTTGCTTATTTCTCAGTAACAAGCATGTCGGTGGTAAAGTCTGACAAGGGTATTCTCTGAACGATATCTAGCTACTTTGTTAGAGAGAAAAATTCACCATTCAAATTCGGAAAAACGTAACCAGAATGTTACGTCTCCGTTAACGCTGCAAGCACAGTGTCTAGTATTCACTACCTAGAGTATATAAACTCATTACGCAGAGGAAATATTGAGTTCTATTCacaaattttattctatattaatgTCAATTTTgctctaataaaatatatttaatactttgaaaTTGTTTGTGATAAGggcgaaatatttaataatggagGGAATATTAGAAGGAAAGGAAACCATTGCATATAAGACATTTTTGGGTAAACTAAAAAAGCCCACAGAATAGAAGATACTGTGTTACGGTACCACTTTTCATATAGTCTTTTGTTACGGATTAGTGGTATACGTAGGGAATATCCTTAAGTTCCCCTGACAGCTCTCGCACTGAAATCATTTTAACGGCaactgttatatatattttctgtatgtaaGTGAAACACAATATCCGAAAAAGGAAACATGATTCTTCGATGACCaaaatttacagaatttaaaaatcacATCAATGTACCgttatatttctttcttctttgtttgaagttaatttttgacgatggaaggattgtgaaggaaacaggctTTTTCccgacatttgctatcgttcagtgaaacaaaaaatcctTTGATGatttgtgaaacaaaaaatcccaaaatatgatttgtttattttaaacctagtttgcaattatgcattaggttagttatttacatgaagaagggatcagattgcagatctcgaaacacagtgttactgaattttgtttcactgaacgatggcaaatgtccggaaaaaaagtCTGTTTCCTTCATTTCTTTCTTAtcaataaactttcaaaataaatagttatttattatatagttgtattgttttcaaataaattgtcaGTGCTAATATCCTCGTAACTAAACTTAAcctcattattttataaaacattcctcctaatttgttgttaaaattttcaAGGCGAAGGTTTacgtgttcttttttttaattaacgtcCATTGAAacccaattaatattttatctacaaATGAATCAAATACAGCCATACAAACAGTTCCTTCTTTTTATTATTGCCCTGAGAAAACTAGATCCATGTTTGAgaagtatttttaaacagtttggaCCTTATAAGCAAAGAAAAGAAAACTGGAAAGATAAAATACAGATTTCATTATCTGGATATACATTAAAAACGTCCATTAGTTGGCCTTTCCCGTAGCGCATATAATCCAGTGAACAATATAACCGGGTCTTGTTCCGCGGTTATTAACCATTCTTTACCGGCTCTCCCATTTGTGTAATTATCTTTGTTAACGGTACAATAAATCTCTCTGCAAACAAATTCGTGTTCTTTCATTTtacctttatatttttgtacttaaaactCGCGAAAGCTCTAATTTTCTAACATAGATTTAAGttgtttgaaaattacaattgttttaattatccTTAATATATACTGCACGGTTAGGTATATTCTACtgattatatacaattattatatactgATTATATactgattatataatatatatatatatatatatatatatatatatatatatatatatatatatatataatatatgaataatttaaagacGTCCACTACAAAAATACTTCATCTCAGTGCTATCAAATGTATGCTACTTATTCtactttagtattttaaaaaaaaactagtaccaaaaataaaaatgtaataaaacaaaattacacaatctaaatatataaataatacatagcAAATCCTTTACATTAGCAAAGTTTAcattgttttaagaattaaaaatacagttatattgCAAATCATTTCTACACTTGTTCCTACCTTAAGCATTCTTTCACGCGCAGTGATCCACCTTTTTCACTTTTGCGGTCTCAGGAAAGTTATTTTAAGTCTTAAGAGTTGGTAACCATTATAATGCTTCTACCTGTTACAAAATGAATGACAATGAGCACACAAACAAGGGCGATAGTGTTAAAACATTACATGCCACTATGactcaaaatgaaattaaagttttacttttgtatttatattatacactcgcccttcaaatttaaatttattaacgcTTGCCCAAGATAGCGCGCCTTCCCATTTACTTGATAGAGATTTATGAAAATCTTTTCAAACTGTAATCTTCTGTATTTTACTAACGTGTGTCGGTTATTCTGTTTCAGACCTAAAACACGGAATGAATTGGAATATTCTTAGATTCCTGCCAACTTACTTTCTACATTTGGCATTAGCTTGGCCGCTCCCACAAGAGAAACTGACGAGAGTGCTGTCTCCAACCTTACAGAAACTAGGTGATAAACCAATAAGTATAAGTTTCTTCGAACCTAAGCAAATAAAGTTTCTCAATATCATCTTTATTAAAGAGATTCAAAAATGTGAAGTTGGGAGTTACTTTTATAGTATAGCCACAGGGAAAAAACTGACAGCGTTATTATATTGTTCCTGTTAAAATGtagtattcataatttataaaaagtcaatgaatttttgttgtaaatgttcATTCATTTTTGGTTTTTCTAGAGAACTGTCTCGAGATTGATCTTGCTCAAGTCGAAGAGTTGAagaaacagtttcaaaatgaCTTTGCGTTCAACGAAAGAGTTGTTTCTTCTGATCCATATTTCGGACTCTTGGAAGAAGACTGGCGCCGTTTAAACCTTCTTCAGAGTAGACTTCCAGAGGGCTCtttattgaaaaagaaattaacacACGCGTTCCGTTTACTGATAGCCGCATTGTACCAAGCTCATGAGGCTCTTGTTTCCACGGAAATTGGGGACCAAGAAATGTTTCACACAAACGATATGTCAGAAACAGACGCTAGAAACCGCAGCAACATAAATAACGAAGATGCAGAACCACAATCGACAGTTTTGTTTGATCATACCAGTGATAATAAGCTAAACTATATGACAACTACTGAATCTTCTTTGAACTCATTAGAAGAATCAGAAATAGATAATGAACCCGCAGAATCTGACCCTAAGCAATATGTTGTAAATTTCGCTAACTATTCCGAGCCTACTGGTAACAGCAATGAAGAGAAAACAATTGGAATTACTGACACGTCTGAAGCTCCAATTAGTATAGAATTAGTAAATGAAAATCGTGTTAGCAAACCTACTCAAACATATCAAAGAAATAAGATAAATTCTATTGTAGAATTGACGTCTACAAGAAGCCACAGTACTCAAACATTAAAACCACAAGATACCATGTTAGATCTAAGAAATACATCATTAAAGCCACCAATTATAATTCCACCTCAGGTGGTAACacttaataaagataaattaaatattactaaaggaTCCGCAGATACCTTAAATAATGAAGATGAAACTGATGTAAGCCTAGCTAATACTGTAATGACAGTAGCAACAACTAGAGAAGGTAAATCGTTATCTTCATTTACTTCATTTTCACAAAGCGATATAAATTTTGAAGATAAGCCATCCTCAGCAATGGAAGACATAACAAGTGCAAATAACTCTATTTTATATACTACACCATCTATTACTATTAAAATGTCCAGTTGGGCAAAGAATAGCAGTGTAAACCTGTATACAACGCCTAGTACAACTGCAGCTTCAAATTTACATCTAAGCCCTCATAATACAAGTAACAGTGTTTTTATATCACCTTCACAAGTGCCTATAACAACGCCTAGTTTTGACACCATCATAACAGATAGTTGGGAAAATATATCAGCTCACAATGTGTCTACAACATCTTCTATCTTACATACAGTACCTGAAAATTTAACTATTAGTTCAACAGGAAACTATGGCAATGTTTCATCCCAAATTGAACCAGTTGGAATATTTGATAATGATTCAAAAAAGTATTGGTTATTCACAACAACTAGTTTTGAGATAAATACTGCTATAAAGAATGATAGTGAAGAATCCGATAGTCGAAGTAATGAATCCGATGAAAATTCAACTACTTCTCAAGATATAAATTCTTCACAAGAAACAGTTTTTTCTGTtccttttaaaactttagaaagCGAAAAATTATCAACAATTGTCTCTGAACTCGTTACCGATCCTACTCAACAGATTACTAGAGAGGAATTTGAAGGTTTTCAAAAAGAAGAGTCGTCT
The Homalodisca vitripennis isolate AUS2020 chromosome 1, UT_GWSS_2.1, whole genome shotgun sequence DNA segment above includes these coding regions:
- the LOC124355368 gene encoding uncharacterized protein LOC124355368; this encodes MAEEQEPHLKHGMNWNILRFLPTYFLHLALAWPLPQEKLTRVLSPTLQKLENCLEIDLAQVEELKKQFQNDFAFNERVVSSDPYFGLLEEDWRRLNLLQSRLPEGSLLKKKLTHAFRLLIAALYQAHEALVSTEIGDQEMFHTNDMSETDARNRSNINNEDAEPQSTVLFDHTSDNKLNYMTTTESSLNSLEESEIDNEPAESDPKQYVVNFANYSEPTGNSNEEKTIGITDTSEAPISIELVNENRVSKPTQTYQRNKINSIVELTSTRSHSTQTLKPQDTMLDLRNTSLKPPIIIPPQVVTLNKDKLNITKGSADTLNNEDETDVSLANTVMTVATTREGKSLSSFTSFSQSDINFEDKPSSAMEDITSANNSILYTTPSITIKMSSWAKNSSVNLYTTPSTTAASNLHLSPHNTSNSVFISPSQVPITTPSFDTIITDSWENISAHNVSTTSSILHTVPENLTISSTGNYGNVSSQIEPVGIFDNDSKKYWLFTTTSFEINTAIKNDSEESDSRSNESDENSTTSQDINSSQETVFSVPFKTLESEKLSTIVSELVTDPTQQITREEFEGFQKEESSTEQTTSKNILEEELGESTSTVTTTASIIASISRLETDNNTEIPFSKSSSEKSEMDKHLVNLFSSTTKRDYDDENTTPSQDINSSQETVFSVPSKTLVSEKLSTIIAELVTDPTQQITREEFEGFQKEESSTEQTTSKNILEEELGESISTILLNRLPERSLKVLKKKIPLSYKPHQQMFLRRNLENPLQLQLPQHLL